The Triticum urartu cultivar G1812 unplaced genomic scaffold, Tu2.1 TuUngrouped_contig_4394, whole genome shotgun sequence genome includes the window CGCGCTTCCCTATTGTGTCTAGTCCCTGTCCGAAAACGGATGCGGAGGAAATTTGGGGTGCAAAAATTTCCATTTTCTAGACGGACTGCCGTGGCTAGAACTTTTGTCATCAGGCGTACGAAGAAACTATTCCCTTAGAAGTCAGTTCATTGTGCATGACACGACAACACCCTGCAGGAATAGTGAGCAGCCAAGTACAACAAGCACCGCTTTGACAGCTACTGACCCGTCTTTCACTCCTCTGCTGTAGGGGACAGGCCCGTCATCACGACCTAATGCCTACACCTACTGCTATACCTAGGTCGCTTTGTGCACCGCAATTAGAGGCGCTAAATGGACCGAGAAACTGCCCTGCTGCTGATAACTATGGTCTGTTGATCCTCCTCAACCCATTTCCCAAATCTATCTCAGCGAGACTTGACATGATAACGGGTGTGTTTAGTCCCGTTGCACTTCTAGAGATGATGTAGTCGACCACCCGTCAAGATCAAAGCCAACTCTGGTGGACATTTGTATGGAAAGGCTCTAGCCGAAGCAGTTGCCATGGCCATCACCTCTTTAGAAGAAAGCGGTCCTCGACTCCTCATCATTACGAATGTCTGGCTGATTCTTCAACACAAATCGATAAACTCCTAATACTAGTACTAAACAACCTTAACGCACTACCTAATTAGCTTAGATATTGTTTGCAGCAAGGACTCGGGACGGCCATCCCCACTGTCCTCAGACATGTTGATCGCAAGAAATCTAACTTGTTGGTACTGCTCCACTGAGAAAATGCATATATAGACGACGAGAATATTAATAATTCACAAGTAGCACAAGTTGCCATTGCACCAAGCTAGATCTAGCCACAAGAAGCTACTAGTCATGATTATCACCATGGCAGGTACACTCCTACTCCTAAACCATCCACTGCTTAACCTTACGAGATCAACAACTAGTAAGTCTAAACGCGAGCAGGACACGGGACGACGGCCATCGAGATGACCTCAGTAGTCCTCCTCGGAGGAGCCATACTCATCGGAGGAGTAGTAGGAgccatcttcttcttcctccccttcctcctcctcttcatcatCAGAGGAGCAGTAGTAGTCACCGGTGAGGAGCTTCCGGCCGACCTCGAAGGAAACGAACGCGCCGATGCAGGCGTACTTGATCTGCTCATGGGAGAGGCGGTAGGCGTCCCAGGCCCCCGTCCTCACACGCTGTGGCTTCTCCAGGTTGGCCCTCATGACGGCGCCCGTGCTGACCTTGAGCCCGGCCTGCCGGAGCCACGGCCTGCGCATCCCGTCGGCCGCGAGGCCGCGCAGGTCGACGGTGTTGTTCACCACGAGGTCGTGGTCGTTGCGGAGGCGGTCCGCGTCGTCCTGCACGCCCACGCCGACGAAGCGGAAGTCCGGGTCGGCGAGGAAGCTCTCGAGGGACCGCGGGATGTAGTCGGCGTGGAGGAGCTGGAAGATGAGGCAGCGGCGGCCGACGCAGAGCTGCAGGAGCGCGACGCGGTTGTACCCGGGGCCGAAGCTGGGGCGCCACTCCACGTCCAGCCCCACGATGAGCTTGTGGTACACCCAGCGGTAGGCGTACCGGATCTTGCGGAGCCAGGCCACGACGGCGTCGCCGGAGGACGTGACGGTGGTGCTGATGACGTCGTCCTCGAAGGCCACGTCGGTGACGAACGTCTCGGTGCCCATTGCGATCTTTGTTGGACCTTGGACGAGCGACAGCGATCCCTCAAGCTAGCTACGGGGAGTTGGCTGGGAAGAGATGCGCAAACACAGGAAGAGATCAAAACAAGAAGGCGAACACCAAGCGAACGAGACATCTGTATCTGGTATTTATACTGTTGAGGTAGTAGGAGTATTTTGGTAATTTATTGCAAACCAAACCTATATATATCTTCCATGTGATGGGACGAGTAGCCAGGCCGGAGACCAGGtctaattcaaattcaaaatcctTCCATGCACCATGTAGTATAATTCAAATTTGTTCCATGGGCGAGTTCGAATTTATAATTCAAAGTCCTAAAAAAAAGAATTTATAATTCAACGGTGCATAATTTCCGGGGCAGGAGAACAGCCACGTCCAATTCATTGTTAGGCCACATGCAAGCAATTTGTGGAGGCACTTAATTCAATCTTGCATGCTTAGTTAGCCGTTTCAATCTAGGAATTGAATCAACCTGATTAATGCATGCGGCAACTGAAAGAGCATATTGTGCATGCATGTAAGCCTCGGCGGAATTGCAGGGGACGAAGGATTTATTAACACGGCCAGCGACCAGCATGTCGGACTCTACCATTTTTTAGGAAGTATACGGTTGTATTCAATCACAAAATAATACAAAGTCCTTAATCCGTACAAGCACATGCTAATACATGCACCAACAACCGGAATAACTCTTATAAAAGTGAATGAACAGATAAAACTCATATATTCCATCCATAAACAGTAAATGAATATACAACTAGAACGGACGCAAAGCAGTGGCGCGTCCGATCGCGGGGATGCGAGAAACCGTCGTGGCGGTTAAGTATCTGCATGTGCAGTTCAGAGAGAATTATAACTTAATTCAACCCTTACACTTCCCCTAATCCTTGTCTGTCCCTATGACTGATCATACTTGGAATTATCTCCTCCAAAACCATATGGGAAAAATATGAGAAGATACACATAATATGCCATAGAAACTCCTTTAAAAAACCCAGtggaaaaataagaagaaaatgACACATCACAATGCTTGTACTTCAACACTTCCCCTGAATCTTGCAAATCACAAAGTCTCATCTCATACCAATTCCATTAACGTATTTTTGTAATAAAAAATTTGGTAAAGCCTTAGTGAACAAATCGTCGAGATTATCACATGACTTCGCTTGAACAATATTTATCTTCCCACCTCTTTTCAACTCACGGGGAAGAAAAATACATTCATAGCAATACACTTTGCATTATTAGTTTTTATAACCTGTTTGCATCTCCGTAATACAAACAACATTATCTAACATGTACACGTAGCACGTATGTTCATTACTACAATACCCTTAAAATATTATAATAATCATTTACCACAAATAAAGTAATTAAATATGTTGACGAAAATTCATATGTATGCTGCTAGACATATTGATG containing:
- the LOC125527755 gene encoding Werner Syndrome-like exonuclease, producing the protein MGTETFVTDVAFEDDVISTTVTSSGDAVVAWLRKIRYAYRWVYHKLIVGLDVEWRPSFGPGYNRVALLQLCVGRRCLIFQLLHADYIPRSLESFLADPDFRFVGVGVQDDADRLRNDHDLVVNNTVDLRGLAADGMRRPWLRQAGLKVSTGAVMRANLEKPQRVRTGAWDAYRLSHEQIKYACIGAFVSFEVGRKLLTGDYYCSSDDEEEEEGEEEEDGSYYSSDEYGSSEEDY